The region GTCGTCGGCAAGCAGCGTGGCGTGGATTCCGTCGCCGTCAACCTGGCGGCCGAGCGGATGACCGTGAGCTTCGAGGCCCTCGAGATCGATGCGGCCGCGATCGTGCGCGCCGTCGAGGGCGCCGGCTACGGCGCCACGGAGCTCCGTGAGCACGCGCCCGCCCCGGTCACGGCGGGCCATGTCGAGCTCGCCGTCGGAGGCA is a window of Actinomycetota bacterium DNA encoding:
- a CDS encoding heavy-metal-associated domain-containing protein encodes the protein MSPENTGAVAEQGAPALTEAQFALTGMHCAACATVIEKVVGKQRGVDSVAVNLAAERMTVSFEALEIDAAAIVRAVEGAGYGATELREHAPAPVTAGHVELAVGG